A single region of the Ziziphus jujuba cultivar Dongzao chromosome 10, ASM3175591v1 genome encodes:
- the LOC132799659 gene encoding uncharacterized protein At1g08160-like, whose amino-acid sequence MGTIWAVVKPKRPVYAIEYAHIEKAVPNSELTSLAGNFSFVMRAYNPNKKSNIYYESMKIYNTIDSGNENAIPVRLVEDFFQRPFNVTQIHFLVLATFSSNDGADIINEYLLHGRITAKISVKAVMKFRHGS is encoded by the coding sequence ATGGGGACGATTTGGGCAGTGGTGAAACCCAAACGCCCTGTATATGCTATCGAATATGCTCATATTGAAAAGGCGGTCCCGAACTCTGAGCTCACATCTCTTGCTGGCAACTTTAGCTTTGTGATGAGGGCCTATAATCCCAACAAGAAGTCCAACATTTACTACGAATCCATGAAGATTTATAACACTATTGACAGTGGAAATGAAAACGCTATTCCTGTTAGGCTTGTAGAGGATTTCTTTCAACGTCCTTTCAATGTGACTCAGATTCATTTCTTGGTTTTGGCAACATTCTCCTCCAACGATGGTGCTGACATCATAAACGAGTATCTACTGCACGGCAGAATCACAGCAAAAATTTCGGTCAAGGCTGTCATGAAGTTTAGGCATGGAAGCTGA